In the genome of Geotrypetes seraphini chromosome 16, aGeoSer1.1, whole genome shotgun sequence, one region contains:
- the LOC117350896 gene encoding olfactory receptor 10A7-like yields MALENQTAVSGFILLGFSDQSPQFQRFLFMLLLLFYILAVMGNVIVFTILTVDPVLHTPMYFFLRNLSFVEICFTSVTIPRVLVNLLAEDGSISFVGCALQMYFFFFFGSEECVLLGIMAYDRYVAICNPLHYSTLMSNKRCIYMAVGSWIVSVVLQFGQITFIISLPYCNSKIVHHFFCDGVAVMKLSCTGTYLNEIIRMVANVVFLLIPFLIIVSSYIYIISTVLRMNSKEGKSKAFSTCSSHLTVVTLFYGTAMIAYLQPDTSSAEPRYYAVFYCLINPMLNPLIYSLRSKEVKGALMRRIFRKVTLL; encoded by the coding sequence ATGGCATTGGAAAATCAGACTGCTGTGAGTGGATTTATACTTTTGGGATTCTCTGACCAGTCTCCGCAGTTTCAGCGATTCCTTTTCATGCTGTTGCTTCTCTTCTATATCCTCGCTGTGATGGGAAATGTGATTGTCTTTACCATCCTCACAGTGGACCCCGTCCTCCACACACCCATGTACTTCTTCCTCAGGAATTTATCCTTTGTGGAAATTTGCTTCACGTCAGTCACAATCCCAAGAGTGCTGGTGAATCTTTTGGCCGAGGATGGAAGCATTTCATTCGTGGGATGTGCCCTgcaaatgtatttcttctttttttttggcaGCGAGGAATGCGTGCTTCTTGGTATCATGGCCTATGATCGCTACGTCGCTATTTGTAACCCCCTGCATTACTCCACTCTTATGAGCAATAAAAGGTGCATTTATATGGCTGTGGGTTCCTGGATTGTGTCGGTTGTGTTGCAGTTTGGACAGATCACATTCATAATAAGCTTACCTTACTGTAATTCTAAGATAGTCCATCACTTCTTCTGTGATGGTGTAGCTGTAATGAAGTTGTCGTGCACCGGTACTTATTTGAATGAAATAATTCGTATGGTAGCAAATGTGGTTTTCCTGCTTATTCCATTCCTGATCATTGTCTCCTCTTATATTTACATTATCTCTACTGTGCTGAGGATGAATTCCAAAGAAGGAAAAAGCAAGGCGTTCTCTACCTGCTCTTCTCACCTGACTGTGGTGACCTTATTCTATGGGACTGCCATGATTGCCTATTTACAGCCAGATACAAGCTCTGCGGAACCCAGATATTACGCAGTTTTTTATTGCCTGATTAACCCGATGTTAAATCCGTTGATCTACAGCCTGAGAAGTAAAGAGGTGAAGGGTGCGTTGATGAGAAGGATTTTTCGGAAAGTGACACTTCTTTGA
- the LOC117349627 gene encoding olfactory receptor 10A7-like, with protein MVLENQTLITGFILLGFSDLSQQVQQFLFVMLFIFYILAVMGNLVVFTILMMDPILHTPMFFFLRNLSFLEICFTTVTIPRTLANFLLEDRSISFLGCSLQMYFAFFFGSEEGVLLGIMAYDRYVAICNPLRYSFLMSNKRCIYLAVGSWMMCLVLQFGQITFILSLPFCRSKVIHHFFCDITPVLKLSCTDTYLNDIVRFATSVVFLLLPFLIILSSYIYIMSTVLKMNSKDGRNKAFSTCASHLTAVTLFYGTTMLVYLQPSVGYADERIFAVIYCLVNPMLNPLIYSLRSKEVKGALRRRTLKIMSRFRL; from the coding sequence ATGGTACTAGAAAATCAAACCCTGATTACTGGATTCATTCTCCTGGGATTCTCAGACTTGTCTCAGCAGGTGCAGCAATTTCTTTTTGTGATGTTGTTTATCTTCTACATCCTTGCTGTGATGGGAAACTTAGTCGTCTTTACCATACTGATGATGGACCCTATCCTTCATACGCCCATGTTCTTCTTCCTTAGGAATTTGTCCTTCTTGGAGATCTGCTTTACAACCGTTACTATCCCCAGAACACTGGCAAATTTCTTGCTCGAGGACAGAAGCATCTCATTCCTGGGATGTTCTTTgcaaatgtattttgcctttttcTTTGGTAGTGAGGAAGGTGTCCTTCTTGGTATTATGGCCTATGATCGGTATGTTGCAATTTGTAACCCCCTACGTTATTCTTTTCTTATGAGCAATAAAAGGTGCATTTATTTGGCTGTGGGGTCCTGGATGATGTGCCTTGTCTTGCAATTTGGCCAGATCACTTTCATATTAAGCTTACCTTTCTGTAGGTCTAAAGTAATCCATCATTTCTTCTGTGATATTACACCTGTACTGAAGTTATCTTGTACTGACACTTATTTGAATGACATAGTCAGATTTGCAACATCTGTGGTTTTCCTTCTCCTACCATTCCTGATCATTCTTTCCTCTTATATTTACATTATGTCAACCGTGCTGAAAATGAACTCCAAAGATGGAAGAAATAAGGCTTTCTCAACTTGTGCCTCTCACCTCACAGCTGTTACCTTATTCTACGGGACCACCATGCTTGTCTATTTACAACCAAGTGTGGGATATGCAGACGAGAGAATCTTTGCTGTGATTTACTGCCTGGTTAATCCAATGTTAAACCCTCTTATTTATAGCTTGAGGAGCAAGGaggttaaaggagccctaagaagaaGAACGTTGAAGATAATGTCTCGCTTTAGGTTGTGA
- the LOC117349626 gene encoding olfactory receptor 10A4-like: MVLENQTLVPGFILLGFSDLSPELQEFLSMLLFLLYILTLMGNLLVFTILTVDLSLHTPMYFFLRNLSFLETGFTTATTPKTLVNLMTEDRDISFMGCALQMYFVFLFGAEECVLLGIMAYDRYVAICNPLRYSIVMSNKRCVHIAVGSWIMCIVLQFGQIMYIFSLPFCRSKVIHHFFCDIPAILRLSCTDTYFNDVFRLTITVLLILVPFLIILSSYIYIISTVLRMNSREGRNKAFSTCASHLTVVILFYGTALLAYLQSHASTVDDRIFAMFYCFIIPPLNPLIYSLKSKEVKGALRKKIGGKMPFFLQALIL, encoded by the coding sequence ATGGTACTGGAAAATCAAACCCTTGTGCCTGGATTTATCCTTCTGGGATTCTCAGATCTGTCTCCAGAGCTACAGGAATTCCTTTCTATGCTGTTATTTCTCCTCTACATTCTCACCCTGATGGGGAACTTGCTTGTCTTTACCATCCTTACAGTAGACCTTTCCCTCCACACACCTATGTACTTCTTCCTCAGGAACTTATCCTTTTTAGAAACTGGATTTACGACGGCTACAACCCCTAAAACACTGGTGAACCTTATGACTGAGGACAGAGACATTTCATTTATGGGTTGTGCCTTGCAAATgtattttgtgtttctttttggTGCCGAGGAATGCGTGCTTCTGGGGATCATGGCCTATGATCGTTATGTTGCAATATGTAACCCCTTACGTTACTCCATTGTCATGAGTAATAAAAGGTGTGTTCATATAGCTGTGGGTTCCTGGATTATGTGTATTGTCCTACAGTTTGGACAGATCATGTATATATTCAGCTTGCCTTTCTGTAGATCTAAAGTAATCCATCACTTCTTCTGTGATATTCCAGCAATATTGAGATTATCTTGTACCGACACTTATTTTAACGATGTGTTCCGCCTGACAATCACCGTGCTTCTAATACTTGTACCATTCCTGATCATTCTCTCCTCATACATTTACATTATCTCTACCGTGCTGAGGATGAATTCTAGAGAAGGAAGGAACAAAGCTTTCTCAACCTGTGCTTCTCACCTTACTGTGGTTATCTTATTCTATGGGACCGCACTGCTGGCATATTTACAATCGCACGCAAGCACTGTAGATGATAGAATTTTCGCcatgttttattgttttattatacCACCATTAAATCCACTCATCTATAGTCTGAAGAGCAAAGAGGTGAAGGGAGCCTTGAGGaaaaaaattggggggaaaaTGCCATTTTTTTTACAAGCATTGATCCTTTGA
- the LOC117349628 gene encoding olfactory receptor 10A7-like: MAAENQTLVTGFILLGFSDLTLQVQQLIFVLLLLFYILAVIGNLLVFIILTVDPLLHMPMYFFLRNLSFLEICFTSVTIPKTLVNFLAGDRSISFLGCAWQLYFLLLFGGEEGVLLSIMAFDRYVAICNPLRYSTLMSNKRCIYLALGSWMMCLVLQFAQTTFILSLPFCKSNIIHHFFCDISPILKLSCTDTYLNDIFRFTVSVVVLIIPFLIILSSYIYIISTVLRMNSKDGRNKAFSTCTSHLTSVTLFYGTAMLVYLQPGVGYADKRIFAVGYCLISPMLNPLIYSLRSKEVKGALRRKMLKILSFFR; encoded by the coding sequence ATGGCAGCAGAAAATCAAACCCTTGTTACTGGATTCATCCTCCTGGGATTCTCAGACTTGACTCTGCAGGTGCAGCAATTAATTTTCGTGCTGTTGCTTCTCTTCTACATCCTTGCAGTGATAGGAAACCTACTCGTCTTCATCATCCTCACAGTGGACCCTCTCCTTCATATGCCCATGTACTTCTTCCTGAGGAATTTGTCCTTCTTGGAGATCTGTTTTACATCAGTCACTATCCCCAAAACACTGGTGAATTTCTTGGCTGGGGATAGAAGCATCTCTTTCCTGGGATGTGCCTGGCAATTGTATTTCTTACTTCTTTTTGGTGGCGAGGAAGGTGTTCTCCTTAGTATAATGGCCTTTGATCGCTATGTGGCTATTTGTAACCCTCTGCGTTACTCCACTCTTATGAGCAATAAAAGGTGCATTTATTTGGCTTTGGGGTCCTGGATGATGTGCCTTGTCTTGCAGTTTGCACAGACTACATTCATATTAAGCTTGCCTTTCTGTAAGTCAAACATAATCCACCATTTCTTCTGCGATATTTCACCCATACTGAAATTGTCATGTACAGACACCTATTTGAATGACATATTCAGATTCACAGTATCTGTAGTTGTTCTTATCATACCGTTCCTGATCATTCTTTCCTCTTACATTTATATTATCTCCACTGTACTCAGAATGAACTCCAAAGATGGAAGAAATAAGGCTTTCTCAACGTGTACCTCTCATCTCACATCTGTTACCTTATTCTACGGGACCGCCATGCTTGTCTATTTACAACCAGGTGTAGGCTATGCAGATAAGAGAATTTTTGCTGTGGGTTATTGCTTGATTAGCCCAATGTTAAATCCTCTTATTTACAGCTTGAGGAGCAAGGAGGTTAAAGGAGCCCTACGAAGAAAAATGTTGAAGATATTGTCTTTCTTTAGGTGA